A genomic region of Strigops habroptila isolate Jane chromosome 20, bStrHab1.2.pri, whole genome shotgun sequence contains the following coding sequences:
- the POLE4 gene encoding DNA polymerase epsilon subunit 4: protein MGSSKKGPAGAGGSREAAGPGPSSAVPRPLRPPAPRRRGPGRGMAAAAGAVPVAVPVPVAVSGADAAGPGEEAAGSVCPGPARVARLPLARVKALVKADPDVSLASHEAVFVLARATELFVETIAKDAYVYAQQGKRKTLQRKDLDNAIEAIDEFAFLEGTLD from the exons ATGGGGAGCTCAAAGAAGGGCCCTGCTGGGGCGGGCGGAAGCCGCGAGGCCGCGGGGCCGGGTCCTTCCTCTGCCGTTCCCCGCCCGCTCCGCCCGCCGGCCCCGCGCAGGCGCGGCCCGGGGCGCgggatggcggcggcggcgggcgccgTGCCGGTagcggtgccggtgccggtggcTGTGTCGGGCGCGGacgcggcggggccgggggaggAGGCGGCGGGGTCGGTGTGCCCGGGCCCGGCCCGCGTGGCGCGGCTGCCGCTGGCGCGGGTGAAGGCGCTGGTGAAGGCGGACCCGGACGTCAGCCTGGCCAGCCACGAGGCCGTCTTCGTCCTGGCGCGGGCCACG GAGCTGTTTGTTGAAACCATAGCCAAAGATGCTTACGTGTATGCtcagcaaggaaaaaggaaaactctgCAGAGAAAAGACCTGG ATAATGCCATTGAAGCTATTGATGAATTTGCTTTTTTGGAAG gtACTTTGGACTGA
- the PRAM1 gene encoding PML-RARA-regulated adapter molecule 1 isoform X3: MENGHPKPGYAASARFPPQDAPSVRGDEDEIYDDVEPVGLIGRAQGFPLPPTCQPAANRCPRGGGDAGRASNGFTLLAAAQREAQVPRKTKPMTLKECKKEEKADREFQKKFKFEGSINVLTQMMVDPAVMEKRGGGKNLPLRRGEILDVIQFTNQEQILCRNSQRRYGYVPRAVMLHLDTDIYDDVEIYG, from the exons ATGGAAAATG GTCACCCCAAACCAGGCTATGCTGCATCAGCACGGTTCCCACCACAGGATGCTCCGAGTGTAAGGGG GGATGAAGATGAGATATATGATGATGTAGAGCCTGTTGGGCTGATCGGGAGAGCGCAAGGCTTTCCACTGCCCCCCACGTGCCAGCCGGCAGCAAATCGCTGCCCCAGAGGAG gTGGAGATGCCGGTCGAGCTTCTAATGGGTTTACCTTGCTGGCAGCTGCACAGAG AGAAGCCCAGGTCCCCCGGAAGACGAAGCCAATGACACTCAAGGAATgcaagaaggaagagaaggcagacagggagtttcagaagaaattcaAG TTTGAAGGAAGCATCAATGTCCTGACTCAGATGATGGTCGACCCCGCAGTGATGGAGAAAAGGGGTGGAGGAAAGAACCTGCCACTGAGACGAGGAGAAATTCTTGATGTTATTCAATTTACAAACCAGGAACAAATCCTCTGCAGAAACAGCCAGAGGAGGT ATGGCTACGTGCCCCGGGCCGTGATGCTACACCT GGACACTGACATCTATGATGATGTTGAGATTTATG GGTGA
- the PRAM1 gene encoding PML-RARA-regulated adapter molecule 1 isoform X2, with protein MTHLERKEAVVRHLRAKLQGNRKDPPKAGGCPESRSAAPLATEPGQTPTPEPPRSRRVDFSRASPSHSKGVGQCSPPHPTAETPAWVVQLKKGTAQDGSFHPAPAKPGGGDVLDKEVGATSDPPWRNPAQQTWPLAKDKGAAAVPVAAPMGAVASPHGMGHPAQPRRKPLPHIKALGARPAKPRRPPVVDLEKFGAPAHPGTPIHPAMEPPRSAQLGHPKPGYAASARFPPQDAPSVRGDEDEIYDDVEPVGLIGRAQGFPLPPTCQPAANRCPRGGGDAGRASNGFTLLAAAQREAQVPRKTKPMTLKECKKEEKADREFQKKFKFEGSINVLTQMMVDPAVMEKRGGGKNLPLRRGEILDVIQFTNQEQILCRNSQRRYGYVPRAVMLHLDTDIYDDVEIYG; from the exons ATG ACACATCTGGAGAGGAAAGAGGCCGTGGTGAGGCACCTACGGGCAAAGCTCCAAGGGAACAGGAAAGATCCTCCCAAAGCAGGCGGCTGCCCTGAGAGTCGCTCTGCGGCGCCCCTTGCAACAGAGCCAGGACAGACCCCCACGCCAGAGCCCCCCCGGAGCAGGAGGGTGGACTTCAGCAGGGCTTCTCCATCACACAGTAAAGGTGTGGGACAGTGTTCACCTCCTCATCCCACCGCCGAGACCCCGGCATGGGTGGTGCAACTGAAGAAGGGGACTGCTCAGGATGGCAGCTTCCACCCAGCCCCTGCAaagccaggaggaggagatgtgTTGGACAAGGAGGTAGGAGCCACATCTGATCCTCCCTGGAGAAACCCAGCCCAGCAGACATGGCCACTCGCCAAAGACAAGGGTGCTGCAGCAGTTCCTGTTGCAGCCCCTATGGGTGCTGTGGCAAGCCCCCACGGTATGGGGCACCCAGCTCAGCCTCGGAGGAAGCCTTTGCCGCACATCAAGGCACTGGGAGCGAGGCCAGCCAAGCCCAGGCGTCCTCCTGTTGTGGATCTGGAGAAGTTTGGTGCACCTGCACATCCTGGGACTCCCATCCATCCTGCCATGGAGCCACCAAGGAGTGCTCAGCTGG GTCACCCCAAACCAGGCTATGCTGCATCAGCACGGTTCCCACCACAGGATGCTCCGAGTGTAAGGGG GGATGAAGATGAGATATATGATGATGTAGAGCCTGTTGGGCTGATCGGGAGAGCGCAAGGCTTTCCACTGCCCCCCACGTGCCAGCCGGCAGCAAATCGCTGCCCCAGAGGAG gTGGAGATGCCGGTCGAGCTTCTAATGGGTTTACCTTGCTGGCAGCTGCACAGAG AGAAGCCCAGGTCCCCCGGAAGACGAAGCCAATGACACTCAAGGAATgcaagaaggaagagaaggcagacagggagtttcagaagaaattcaAG TTTGAAGGAAGCATCAATGTCCTGACTCAGATGATGGTCGACCCCGCAGTGATGGAGAAAAGGGGTGGAGGAAAGAACCTGCCACTGAGACGAGGAGAAATTCTTGATGTTATTCAATTTACAAACCAGGAACAAATCCTCTGCAGAAACAGCCAGAGGAGGT ATGGCTACGTGCCCCGGGCCGTGATGCTACACCT GGACACTGACATCTATGATGATGTTGAGATTTATG GGTGA
- the PRAM1 gene encoding PML-RARA-regulated adapter molecule 1 isoform X1, whose protein sequence is MTHLERKEAVVRHLRAKLQGNRKDPPKAGGCPESRSAAPLATEPGQTPTPEPPRSRRVDFSRASPSHSKGVGQCSPPHPTAETPAWVVQLKKGTAQDGSFHPAPAKPGGGDVLDKEVGATSDPPWRNPAQQTWPLAKDKGAAAVPVAAPMGAVASPHGMGHPAQPRRKPLPHIKALGARPAKPRRPPVVDLEKFGAPAHPGTPIHPAMEPPRSAQLGHPKPGYAASARFPPQDAPSVRGDEDEIYDDVEPVGLIGRAQGFPLPPTCQPAANRCPRGGFGFAGGDAGRASNGFTLLAAAQREAQVPRKTKPMTLKECKKEEKADREFQKKFKFEGSINVLTQMMVDPAVMEKRGGGKNLPLRRGEILDVIQFTNQEQILCRNSQRRYGYVPRAVMLHLDTDIYDDVEIYG, encoded by the exons ATG ACACATCTGGAGAGGAAAGAGGCCGTGGTGAGGCACCTACGGGCAAAGCTCCAAGGGAACAGGAAAGATCCTCCCAAAGCAGGCGGCTGCCCTGAGAGTCGCTCTGCGGCGCCCCTTGCAACAGAGCCAGGACAGACCCCCACGCCAGAGCCCCCCCGGAGCAGGAGGGTGGACTTCAGCAGGGCTTCTCCATCACACAGTAAAGGTGTGGGACAGTGTTCACCTCCTCATCCCACCGCCGAGACCCCGGCATGGGTGGTGCAACTGAAGAAGGGGACTGCTCAGGATGGCAGCTTCCACCCAGCCCCTGCAaagccaggaggaggagatgtgTTGGACAAGGAGGTAGGAGCCACATCTGATCCTCCCTGGAGAAACCCAGCCCAGCAGACATGGCCACTCGCCAAAGACAAGGGTGCTGCAGCAGTTCCTGTTGCAGCCCCTATGGGTGCTGTGGCAAGCCCCCACGGTATGGGGCACCCAGCTCAGCCTCGGAGGAAGCCTTTGCCGCACATCAAGGCACTGGGAGCGAGGCCAGCCAAGCCCAGGCGTCCTCCTGTTGTGGATCTGGAGAAGTTTGGTGCACCTGCACATCCTGGGACTCCCATCCATCCTGCCATGGAGCCACCAAGGAGTGCTCAGCTGG GTCACCCCAAACCAGGCTATGCTGCATCAGCACGGTTCCCACCACAGGATGCTCCGAGTGTAAGGGG GGATGAAGATGAGATATATGATGATGTAGAGCCTGTTGGGCTGATCGGGAGAGCGCAAGGCTTTCCACTGCCCCCCACGTGCCAGCCGGCAGCAAATCGCTGCCCCAGAGGAG ggtttggttttgcaggTGGAGATGCCGGTCGAGCTTCTAATGGGTTTACCTTGCTGGCAGCTGCACAGAG AGAAGCCCAGGTCCCCCGGAAGACGAAGCCAATGACACTCAAGGAATgcaagaaggaagagaaggcagacagggagtttcagaagaaattcaAG TTTGAAGGAAGCATCAATGTCCTGACTCAGATGATGGTCGACCCCGCAGTGATGGAGAAAAGGGGTGGAGGAAAGAACCTGCCACTGAGACGAGGAGAAATTCTTGATGTTATTCAATTTACAAACCAGGAACAAATCCTCTGCAGAAACAGCCAGAGGAGGT ATGGCTACGTGCCCCGGGCCGTGATGCTACACCT GGACACTGACATCTATGATGATGTTGAGATTTATG GGTGA